The Paenibacillus sp. MBLB1832 genome has a window encoding:
- a CDS encoding DNA-binding protein yields the protein MQLFEDWNQKVKTTFNATSNEAVLTVMEAGKLLGLSKDQMKQYVDKNNLTKVPIMRSVHRYLLLESEITKIAGR from the coding sequence ATGCAATTATTTGAAGACTGGAATCAGAAAGTGAAGACAACATTTAACGCAACAAGTAATGAAGCGGTCCTTACGGTTATGGAAGCAGGTAAACTATTAGGTCTATCTAAGGATCAAATGAAGCAGTATGTGGATAAAAACAATCTAACGAAAGTGCCCATCATGAGAAGTGTGCATCGTTACCTCTTATTAGAGAGTGAGATTACTAAGATTGCGGGGAGATAA
- a CDS encoding DUF6526 family protein, with translation MIVQNYTNHKRLHPLFHFVFTLLTVGLVVLSITQLVQALRDNEQVMPAILFVLLALIVVVILLIIRSYPLKAQDRAIRAEENLRHYVLTGKLLDKKLTTAQITALRFASDEEFPGLCQKAAAERMTPDAIKKAVRSWRGDHERI, from the coding sequence ATGATTGTTCAAAATTATACCAATCACAAACGCTTGCATCCCTTGTTTCACTTTGTTTTCACATTGTTAACAGTGGGACTAGTCGTCTTGTCCATCACGCAGTTGGTCCAAGCTCTACGCGATAATGAGCAAGTGATGCCTGCGATACTGTTTGTGCTGCTTGCCCTAATCGTGGTCGTGATCTTGCTAATTATTCGCTCTTATCCGCTTAAAGCGCAGGATCGCGCCATCCGGGCCGAAGAGAACCTCCGTCATTATGTGCTGACAGGCAAGCTGCTCGACAAGAAGTTGACGACAGCCCAAATTACAGCATTGCGTTTTGCCTCCGATGAGGAGTTCCCAGGCCTCTGCCAGAAGGCAGCTGCCGAGCGCATGACGCCAGACGCAATCAAGAAAGCCGTTCGCAGCTGGAGAGGCGACCACGAACGAATCTAA
- a CDS encoding methyl-accepting chemotaxis protein — MQGIEKWLGWSKRIGIKMKLRQKLIGSFAVVLLFMGILGLSDMVRMKHMKQDMASIAQDWMMGSQLIQEFSYLTEHFAKDLLVLRSAPDNATKLDIEATLVKGDRALQSYQDALSGQEDEKNFLMIMERWGKLKTDYASFSKATDSQEKDKLYDELIQSYNSVQNICRLMVTFNQQGANDSVAANAEQYRSSIVSAIILLAVAVIVSMAISWVMIMNITKPVIAASHVLDRMAEGDLTVEELRFKNKDEIGVLVGAVNGMTRQIRGVMSRMQESSSAVAASSEQLYASSEQNSGASQHVAVDIQTIAAEAETQRLNALECARAMDEIAIGVQRIAETTSDVSDLSIHATEQARNGQEDIHLVTTSMHALSSTVTQANQTIHQLAEHSQHIGKVSTMIGEIATQTNLLALNAAIEAARAGESGKGFAVVAEEVRKLATQTGESVGAIRTVVTNIQKDTQEAVKAMDAGLAEVHKGLQSVDRTELSFQAIVRSAEEVAAKIQETAAAAQQMAASSQQVAATVTNMEQVARITSELSQNVAGATEEQLASAQEVTSSSQMLASIAQDLQDMINTYKMN; from the coding sequence ATGCAAGGAATAGAGAAATGGCTAGGTTGGAGTAAACGTATTGGGATTAAAATGAAATTACGTCAGAAATTGATCGGGTCTTTCGCGGTGGTGCTGCTGTTTATGGGCATTCTAGGGCTGAGTGATATGGTTCGAATGAAGCATATGAAACAGGATATGGCGAGTATTGCGCAGGACTGGATGATGGGCTCGCAATTGATTCAGGAATTCAGCTATTTGACAGAGCATTTCGCGAAGGATCTTCTGGTGTTGCGCAGTGCCCCAGATAATGCGACGAAGCTGGATATTGAAGCGACACTGGTTAAAGGTGACAGAGCACTGCAGAGCTACCAAGATGCACTGTCAGGACAGGAAGATGAGAAAAACTTCTTAATGATTATGGAGCGTTGGGGGAAGTTGAAAACCGACTACGCCTCCTTCAGCAAAGCAACGGATTCTCAAGAGAAAGACAAGCTGTACGATGAGCTGATCCAGAGCTACAACAGCGTGCAAAACATTTGCCGCCTCATGGTAACGTTCAATCAGCAGGGGGCTAATGATAGTGTAGCTGCGAATGCGGAGCAGTATCGAAGCAGTATCGTGAGCGCGATTATCTTGTTGGCCGTTGCGGTCATAGTGTCCATGGCGATTAGCTGGGTTATGATTATGAACATTACCAAACCTGTCATTGCCGCATCCCACGTGCTGGATCGCATGGCAGAAGGGGATCTGACCGTGGAGGAGCTGCGGTTCAAGAATAAGGACGAGATTGGCGTGTTGGTGGGTGCGGTGAACGGCATGACGCGCCAAATCCGCGGTGTGATGAGCCGTATGCAGGAATCATCGAGCGCGGTAGCTGCATCGTCCGAACAGTTATATGCCAGCTCGGAGCAAAATAGCGGGGCTTCCCAGCATGTCGCGGTCGACATTCAGACGATTGCAGCGGAAGCTGAAACACAGCGCCTGAATGCGCTGGAATGTGCGCGTGCGATGGATGAGATTGCGATTGGCGTACAGCGCATTGCGGAAACAACGTCCGATGTATCGGATCTGTCCATCCATGCCACAGAGCAAGCACGGAATGGGCAAGAGGACATTCATTTGGTCACAACAAGCATGCATGCTCTGAGCAGCACCGTGACGCAAGCGAATCAGACGATTCATCAGCTGGCTGAGCATTCGCAGCACATTGGCAAAGTATCAACGATGATCGGCGAGATCGCGACCCAAACGAACCTGCTTGCCTTAAATGCGGCCATTGAAGCGGCGCGTGCAGGAGAGAGCGGCAAAGGCTTTGCCGTGGTTGCGGAAGAAGTTCGCAAGCTGGCTACGCAAACTGGGGAATCCGTTGGTGCCATCCGTACCGTCGTCACGAACATCCAGAAGGATACGCAAGAGGCGGTGAAAGCGATGGATGCTGGACTCGCCGAGGTGCACAAAGGGCTTCAGTCCGTGGATCGGACCGAGCTCAGCTTCCAAGCGATCGTTCGTTCCGCCGAGGAAGTCGCCGCCAAGATCCAGGAAACGGCAGCGGCTGCTCAGCAGATGGCAGCGAGCTCGCAGCAAGTGGCTGCGACTGTGACGAACATGGAGCAGGTGGCCCGAATCACCTCCGAGCTATCGCAAAACGTTGCTGGCGCAACCGAAGAGCAGCTGGCTTCCGCGCAGGAAGTGACATCCTCTTCGCAGATGCTCGCGAGCATTGCCCAAGATTTGCAGGACATGATTAATACGTACAAAATGAACTAA
- a CDS encoding GTP pyrophosphokinase, translating to MNMITNQLSMNDLKRFKHEITRFMMTYKFALDEMETRIDILVQEFEMLHEYNPIEHTKSRLKSPESIFRKLSRKGGDLSFEGIKGSVKDIAGMRITCSFVSDIYVIAQMLRSQTDLNILSEKDYIKNPKPNGYQSLHLLLEVPVHMSDRQERVCMEVQIRTIAMDFWASLEHKIFYKFNEGNQAVPGRLLEELKQAAAAAAALDVQMERLHAEIGVIKSEQVDMAEEAMNQIMISNQKFALPKALLSLMADDRE from the coding sequence ATGAATATGATCACGAACCAGCTTTCAATGAATGATTTGAAACGGTTTAAGCACGAAATTACGCGGTTCATGATGACGTATAAGTTTGCCCTTGATGAGATGGAAACACGCATTGATATCCTCGTGCAAGAATTCGAAATGCTGCATGAATATAACCCGATTGAACACACGAAGTCTCGTTTGAAATCGCCGGAAAGTATTTTTCGGAAGCTGAGCAGAAAAGGGGGAGACCTCTCCTTTGAAGGCATCAAAGGCAGCGTCAAGGACATTGCGGGTATGCGTATTACGTGCTCGTTCGTCTCGGATATTTATGTCATCGCGCAGATGTTGCGCAGTCAGACGGATCTCAATATTTTGAGTGAAAAAGATTACATCAAGAACCCCAAGCCGAATGGCTATCAGAGCCTCCATTTGCTCCTCGAAGTGCCTGTTCATATGTCTGACCGCCAAGAGCGCGTCTGTATGGAAGTACAAATTCGTACCATTGCGATGGACTTTTGGGCTAGTCTCGAGCATAAAATTTTCTATAAGTTCAATGAGGGCAACCAAGCTGTACCAGGGCGTCTGTTGGAGGAGTTGAAACAAGCCGCAGCAGCCGCGGCAGCGTTGGATGTTCAGATGGAACGACTTCACGCGGAGATCGGAGTGATCAAGAGCGAGCAGGTGGATATGGCCGAGGAAGCGATGAATCAGATCATGATTAGCAATCAGAAATTTGCTTTGCCGAAGGCGCTGCTATCGTTGATGGCGGATGATAGGGAGTAG